The proteins below come from a single Methanocella sp. genomic window:
- a CDS encoding DUF2178 domain-containing protein, with protein MEDNAAVRLGIIKASMYLGYLVMIGLGLAMAVFDWSDGNASLAILFCVAIFTGNFFGFLGMEKPSKDERARKIGTYAATYSWYITLIAMCFLMIFDIAFGMRLSVARFFGIVLLVMVMSMMVINAYKQYRGDVE; from the coding sequence ATGGAAGATAACGCCGCTGTCAGGCTCGGGATCATTAAGGCAAGCATGTACCTCGGGTACCTGGTCATGATCGGCCTGGGGCTGGCTATGGCCGTATTCGACTGGAGTGACGGGAACGCGTCGCTCGCCATACTATTCTGCGTAGCTATCTTCACCGGGAACTTCTTCGGGTTCCTGGGCATGGAGAAGCCCTCGAAGGATGAAAGGGCCCGGAAGATCGGCACCTACGCCGCCACGTATTCGTGGTATATCACGCTGATCGCCATGTGCTTCCTTATGATTTTTGACATAGCCTTCGGGATGCGCCTGAGCGTGGCACGGTTCTTCGGCATAGTGCTGCTCGTGATGGTGATGTCGATGATGGTCATAAACGCCTATAAACAATACAGGGGTGACGTCGAATGA